In Mangrovivirga cuniculi, the following proteins share a genomic window:
- the xrtK gene encoding exosortase K, with translation MIKRTNLFYFLIGFSIVLVIKYSLRFMELPHLEFLLYPTTQWIEILSGSQSEFIPREGYLFANRNFIINESCSGINLWLIASSMLIYLFSKINLMGIKKIAMFIPAFAIAWLITILSNGSRIYISSTFQDQLLSVFNLSTHTIHESLGVVTNLTFLIITYFLIEYLLINKSNYEKAA, from the coding sequence ATGATTAAAAGAACCAATTTGTTCTATTTCCTTATCGGTTTTTCAATCGTCCTGGTCATTAAATATAGCCTGAGATTTATGGAGCTGCCGCACCTGGAATTCCTGCTCTATCCGACTACTCAATGGATCGAGATTTTATCAGGCTCTCAATCTGAATTCATCCCCAGGGAAGGTTACCTGTTTGCCAATAGAAATTTCATCATCAACGAATCGTGCTCCGGCATCAATCTTTGGCTGATTGCCTCCTCCATGCTGATCTACCTTTTCTCGAAAATAAACTTAATGGGAATTAAGAAAATCGCAATGTTTATCCCGGCTTTTGCTATTGCATGGCTAATAACGATACTATCCAACGGATCCCGGATCTACATTTCTTCTACTTTCCAGGATCAATTGCTATCTGTTTTCAACTTATCGACTCACACTATACATGAATCGCTTGGGGTTGTAACCAATCTTACATTTCTAATCATCACTTATTTTTTAATTGAATACCTACTAATCAATAAATCAAACTATGAAAAAGCTGCTTGA
- a CDS encoding MSEP-CTERM sorting domain-containing protein, with translation MKKLLETKWILITNTAPLIVLLLLLNWDYQVFKSTLSEENIKIWQWTWGIIIGYGILNLIFSYSSNKMKRGLQALISFINMLLGIGIIFFAFYYSHDIHPGSIPLWMTNNFLVLYFPTFIMPTIAYSIYLLIIYFTPNPEDKKAWKSFLIALSVPLLFYLLITLFIPLLKTSFKDIDNYIYILGASIGPVIFLFFLLQGFYVLLKNKSGFWKKNQLTIKIIFALILPIAGLITNFVITNEGFETRRPGVFGDFHHFWFYALTIINGILLCVNNPQDRSKRLFLFLLRCITFSFTIYFFLVFLPYMPLSILAVILIGLGFLTLTPIILMLLHSMTMKEDWNYLKAYFSRKRLSLYAVGSFLVIPIVLTIYFGFQRVNLMNALDYVYNPDFTESKAIVWDGPLKSTLDKIYKAKSNRNSLFMGYNQPYLSSYYDWLVLDNLVLSDSKIKRLNKAFFDEETDLPNRRQPNLRPENPDIKIENVKVDSEYDQITKTWTSTIDLEINNTLNLSMQEYSTSFTLPDGCWISDYYLDIEGRREKGILAEKKSAFWVYTNIVNVRRDPGILYYEHRNDISFRVFPFDSKQTRTTGLELIHSSPTEIIIDGHTIKLGSEQVITTPVSFDSNEDNIRIVTAKEKHTLERINRQPYLHFIIDYSANSPKLPYQEIVDAVLNKHSSWTKKAKVSVVNSSIATFDLDENLEKNLLFEDREGGFMLERAMKKLLFDNYSNPSEEIPVFCVITDDFYDAIIDKNSLSDWKFTYPGNDLFYTTNGETINTERLWNDLTHSSSEDKNFYTRKLKLPNGETRYLRDDKKDEFVLLDPYFEIDEDDLSGKTIESALLIEGLRRSEILYPEEAADNWPNLVKASFQTGIMTPVTSYIALENEAQKAALLRKQKQVLSGKKGLDAGEEPDQMSEPTWWFVGGLMILLICFRRKRLAIKG, from the coding sequence ATGAAAAAGCTGCTTGAAACTAAATGGATACTAATAACCAATACCGCCCCACTAATAGTACTCTTGTTATTACTTAACTGGGATTACCAGGTATTTAAATCAACTCTTTCTGAAGAAAACATTAAGATCTGGCAATGGACCTGGGGTATCATTATCGGTTATGGTATTCTGAACCTGATATTTTCTTACTCATCCAATAAAATGAAAAGAGGTCTCCAGGCGCTGATTTCTTTTATAAATATGTTGCTGGGGATCGGAATAATTTTCTTTGCATTCTATTATTCACATGACATTCACCCAGGGAGTATTCCGCTATGGATGACTAACAACTTTTTGGTTCTCTATTTCCCAACCTTCATCATGCCGACGATCGCTTACTCGATCTATTTGTTAATTATCTACTTTACTCCGAACCCGGAAGATAAAAAAGCCTGGAAGAGCTTTTTGATAGCATTAAGCGTTCCTTTACTATTTTATCTGCTTATCACATTGTTTATTCCTCTGTTAAAAACAAGTTTCAAGGATATTGATAATTATATTTATATACTTGGAGCAAGCATCGGCCCTGTAATTTTCTTGTTTTTCCTTTTACAAGGCTTTTATGTCCTGTTAAAAAACAAATCCGGTTTCTGGAAGAAAAATCAACTTACTATAAAAATCATTTTTGCGCTGATATTACCAATCGCCGGTCTGATCACTAATTTTGTTATTACCAATGAAGGATTCGAAACCAGGCGTCCGGGTGTTTTCGGAGATTTTCACCATTTTTGGTTTTATGCTCTAACTATAATCAACGGTATATTACTATGCGTAAATAACCCTCAAGATCGATCCAAAAGGCTGTTTCTTTTTCTACTACGGTGCATAACTTTCTCATTTACCATTTATTTCTTTCTGGTATTCTTACCATACATGCCATTATCTATCCTGGCTGTTATTTTAATCGGATTAGGCTTTTTAACCCTTACCCCGATAATTTTGATGCTATTGCATTCAATGACCATGAAAGAAGACTGGAATTACCTCAAGGCGTATTTTTCCAGAAAAAGGCTTTCTCTTTATGCGGTTGGTAGTTTTCTGGTTATCCCTATCGTACTTACTATTTACTTTGGTTTTCAACGGGTGAATCTAATGAATGCATTGGATTACGTTTACAATCCGGATTTTACAGAATCAAAAGCAATCGTATGGGATGGTCCATTAAAGAGTACGCTGGATAAAATTTATAAGGCAAAGTCAAACAGAAATTCGCTTTTCATGGGTTATAACCAACCTTACCTGAGTTCATATTATGACTGGTTGGTTTTAGATAACCTTGTATTATCCGACAGCAAGATTAAAAGGTTAAACAAAGCATTTTTTGATGAGGAAACCGACCTGCCCAATCGCAGACAACCTAATCTGAGGCCTGAAAATCCGGATATTAAAATTGAAAATGTGAAGGTTGACAGTGAATATGACCAAATAACAAAAACCTGGACCTCTACTATTGACCTCGAAATCAATAATACCTTAAATCTTAGCATGCAGGAATATTCAACCTCTTTTACCCTACCCGACGGGTGCTGGATCAGTGACTATTACCTGGATATTGAAGGTCGCAGGGAAAAAGGCATTCTAGCAGAAAAGAAATCCGCTTTTTGGGTGTATACGAATATTGTAAATGTCCGCCGAGATCCGGGAATACTTTATTACGAACATCGTAATGACATTTCTTTCCGGGTATTTCCGTTTGACAGTAAGCAAACACGAACTACCGGTCTGGAATTAATTCACAGTTCTCCAACGGAAATTATCATCGACGGTCATACCATTAAATTGGGTAGTGAACAGGTAATTACTACACCGGTGAGCTTTGATTCAAATGAAGACAATATCCGGATCGTCACAGCCAAAGAAAAACATACCTTAGAACGAATCAACAGACAGCCTTATTTGCATTTTATAATTGATTATTCAGCCAATTCACCAAAGCTGCCATACCAGGAGATCGTCGATGCGGTACTAAACAAACATTCATCGTGGACTAAAAAGGCAAAAGTGAGTGTGGTCAATTCCTCTATCGCAACCTTTGATCTTGATGAAAATCTTGAAAAGAATCTGTTATTTGAAGATAGAGAAGGTGGTTTTATGCTTGAAAGAGCAATGAAAAAGCTATTGTTTGATAATTATTCCAATCCTTCTGAGGAAATTCCGGTTTTTTGCGTGATCACCGATGATTTTTATGACGCTATCATAGATAAAAACAGTCTTTCTGATTGGAAATTCACTTATCCGGGAAATGATCTGTTTTATACTACTAATGGTGAAACGATCAATACTGAACGTCTTTGGAATGACTTAACTCATTCTTCAAGTGAAGATAAAAACTTTTATACCAGGAAATTAAAGTTGCCTAATGGTGAAACCAGGTATCTGAGAGATGACAAAAAAGATGAATTCGTCCTCCTCGATCCCTATTTTGAAATTGATGAGGATGATCTTTCAGGCAAAACAATCGAATCTGCTTTACTAATAGAGGGATTAAGACGTTCGGAAATTCTCTATCCTGAGGAAGCTGCTGACAACTGGCCAAACCTGGTTAAAGCGAGTTTCCAAACAGGCATCATGACTCCGGTTACCTCCTATATCGCATTGGAAAACGAAGCTCAAAAAGCAGCCTTACTTCGAAAGCAAAAGCAGGTATTATCAGGCAAAAAAGGACTTGATGCTGGTGAGGAACCTGATCAAATGAGTGAACCGACGTGGTGGTTCGTTGGAGGTTTGATGATTTTGCTTATTTGTTTTAGGAGGAAGAGGTTGGCGATTAAGGGTTAA
- a CDS encoding synaptonemal complex protein 1: protein MIKNILLVVFIFLAAYTVQGQSNYPNLDLYDGKYEIKGSFTPYSVYSFTITDKSNSSEQSFSLNIMDKDNFVKLVTAKCLALNSSLGKEVLEKIKTEALKLFYYYISYERTIVTEQNKPIAGEVTFNPVIYVSVDQLERRTVFKDKLKKGDKKVSNNGITLEKTKSRLIRKDKYTIKDESSSVFNDLLVVYGKKNALNAFINVLNGKAKRELNEMYKQLEGMKESRDSISLKLGILNQVEEILEPLDKISSNTILLINPADSTIVSKRLENKELGLGNADLLEEVIAEQKYLNSFKKDDSVKESIELLEEISSKRKELDSLIQSYNGSHLTENLNFSNVNLRLNDLTQAQKTINNQIQSQSKNISNQEVNDGLKRFKVEEVEFEINDGYMKRIEILGKIETPFRKSEFYNFNNSGTIIFENQIPIGFSRTMDLKELNNIYFFNNYAISNRSLSLHLTDVLELYNKKMEVDRNDFSPEDQIVIYKPIENKTSKKVLYKESSKKILEAEVYTDFVGINETNPNGLVQTEVKKEIILNTSRYRPSKFFQVNFSWFEAITPSITLSKLEENNKNLPLQFNRQILNGENFNIKHASTLELRRYEALSMGFKLKYLTIDVPYLKATLYGNLGIRYGITNIKDSLVLNADVEEYKVNSFQIIPEFSVKFQGDERYGLELGYRINYFNIYTDKFLQLSKKDISNQNFSNDWCDKLLHNTEIRVFYQPSNPSKSNGRWYLRYRLFWEAGNTSANFSQLQFGYSFFLLKNEPGMGSSN, encoded by the coding sequence ATGATTAAAAATATTCTTTTAGTAGTATTTATATTTTTAGCTGCATACACTGTCCAGGGCCAGTCAAATTACCCGAATTTAGACTTGTACGATGGTAAATATGAAATTAAAGGATCATTTACACCTTATTCAGTTTATTCATTTACTATTACTGATAAATCAAATAGTTCCGAGCAGTCTTTTTCCTTGAATATAATGGATAAGGACAACTTTGTAAAACTTGTGACCGCCAAATGTTTAGCTCTCAATTCATCCTTGGGAAAGGAAGTTTTAGAAAAAATAAAAACAGAGGCTTTAAAGTTATTTTATTATTATATCTCATATGAACGGACAATTGTAACAGAACAAAATAAACCTATAGCTGGAGAGGTTACCTTTAATCCAGTCATTTATGTTTCAGTTGATCAGTTAGAAAGAAGAACTGTTTTTAAAGATAAACTTAAAAAGGGTGATAAAAAGGTGTCTAATAATGGGATAACTCTTGAAAAAACCAAAAGTAGGCTCATAAGAAAAGATAAATATACAATTAAAGATGAATCCTCATCCGTTTTTAACGATTTATTGGTGGTATATGGCAAGAAAAATGCATTAAATGCATTTATTAATGTTTTAAACGGGAAGGCAAAAAGGGAATTGAATGAAATGTATAAGCAACTGGAAGGAATGAAAGAATCCAGAGATTCAATTAGTTTGAAATTAGGAATTTTGAATCAAGTAGAAGAGATATTAGAACCATTAGATAAAATTAGCAGTAATACGATTTTGTTAATTAATCCAGCCGATTCTACTATTGTGAGTAAACGACTGGAAAATAAGGAGTTGGGTTTGGGGAATGCGGATTTATTAGAAGAAGTAATTGCTGAACAAAAATATCTTAATAGTTTCAAGAAGGATGATTCTGTTAAAGAGTCAATTGAATTATTAGAGGAGATTTCGTCAAAAAGAAAAGAGTTGGATAGCTTAATACAATCATATAATGGAAGTCATTTAACAGAAAATTTAAATTTTTCAAATGTTAATTTAAGGCTAAACGATTTAACACAAGCTCAGAAAACAATAAATAATCAAATACAATCTCAAAGTAAGAATATTTCTAATCAAGAAGTAAATGACGGGTTAAAGCGGTTTAAGGTTGAAGAAGTAGAATTTGAGATAAATGATGGTTACATGAAGAGAATTGAGATTCTTGGTAAGATTGAAACGCCATTCAGGAAATCGGAATTTTATAATTTTAATAATTCTGGTACTATTATTTTTGAGAACCAAATTCCAATTGGATTCTCTAGAACAATGGATTTAAAAGAATTAAATAATATCTATTTTTTCAATAATTATGCTATTTCAAATAGGTCCTTGTCTCTCCATTTAACAGATGTATTAGAATTGTATAATAAAAAAATGGAGGTTGATCGAAATGATTTTAGTCCAGAAGATCAAATTGTTATTTATAAACCGATAGAAAACAAGACTTCAAAGAAAGTTTTATATAAGGAATCATCAAAAAAAATATTAGAAGCTGAGGTATATACAGATTTTGTGGGAATTAATGAAACTAACCCAAACGGTTTAGTTCAAACCGAAGTTAAAAAGGAGATAATTTTAAATACATCTCGATATCGGCCAAGTAAATTTTTTCAAGTTAATTTCAGTTGGTTTGAAGCTATTACACCATCAATTACTTTATCTAAACTGGAGGAAAATAATAAGAATTTACCATTACAGTTTAATCGGCAAATATTAAATGGTGAAAATTTTAATATTAAGCATGCTTCTACACTTGAATTACGAAGGTATGAAGCTTTGTCAATGGGCTTTAAGTTGAAGTATCTTACTATAGATGTTCCTTATTTAAAAGCTACTCTATATGGAAATCTAGGTATAAGATATGGGATTACTAACATAAAAGATTCACTTGTATTAAATGCTGATGTTGAAGAATACAAAGTCAATTCTTTTCAAATTATTCCTGAATTCTCTGTGAAATTTCAAGGCGATGAACGTTATGGGTTAGAATTAGGATATCGAATAAATTATTTCAATATATATACAGACAAATTTTTACAGCTTTCAAAAAAAGATATTTCCAATCAAAACTTTTCTAATGATTGGTGCGATAAGTTACTTCACAATACAGAGATAAGAGTATTTTATCAACCATCAAATCCTTCCAAATCAAATGGCAGATGGTACTTACGATACAGATTATTCTGGGAGGCAGGAAATACCTCGGCTAATTTTAGTCAGTTACAGTTTGGGTATTCATTCTTTTTACTTAAAAATGAACCAGGTATGGGTAGTTCTAATTAA
- a CDS encoding leucine-rich repeat domain-containing protein → MNGIISTIRKKGSYSLIIFTLSFFFFTNCSKKSDRYQTNLDSTQIKLEIKALSKLRKIVSRPDAMKYQVDSLTGRVTGVWLIDMGLEKVPIELRVFKKLKFFYLARNEINSIPKWIVELKNIEYFSIGSTKLKSLPLFLSELKKVNFLGISHLDMEEIPIELLQSWKELDFIEATDSELSKFPIVKESKFPIKLKLSSTKIDSIPDEVSQMRIKELWMIDNQLNYVSPHLAEVEELENLSLDGSPKLKAQIPDLSNCKNLQGLGLNWCGLTEFPQWITELPNLVTVGLGNNLITEIPEEIGNLKNLTGLHIEENRLETLPASLSKLKKLNFIDVEYNNITTLPEGMFDVEREEPCTIVIEGNPLSDIPVSEEQFRKGYKWYGID, encoded by the coding sequence ATGAATGGGATTATTTCAACTATAAGAAAGAAGGGTAGTTATTCATTAATAATATTTACTCTATCATTTTTTTTCTTTACTAACTGTAGTAAAAAGTCAGATAGATATCAGACTAATTTAGATTCTACTCAAATTAAATTGGAAATAAAAGCCTTGTCTAAATTAAGGAAAATAGTATCAAGACCTGATGCAATGAAATATCAAGTGGATTCTCTTACAGGTAGAGTTACAGGGGTTTGGCTAATTGATATGGGTTTGGAAAAGGTGCCCATCGAATTGAGAGTCTTCAAGAAATTGAAATTTTTTTATTTAGCTAGAAATGAGATTAATTCAATACCAAAATGGATTGTTGAATTGAAAAACATTGAATATTTCTCCATTGGAAGTACCAAATTGAAAAGCCTGCCCTTATTTTTAAGTGAACTCAAAAAAGTTAATTTTCTTGGAATTTCTCATTTGGATATGGAAGAAATCCCAATAGAACTTTTACAAAGTTGGAAGGAATTAGATTTCATTGAAGCCACAGATTCAGAATTATCTAAGTTTCCTATTGTTAAAGAATCAAAGTTTCCAATTAAATTAAAATTATCAAGTACAAAAATTGATTCTATTCCAGATGAAGTTTCTCAAATGCGAATAAAGGAATTATGGATGATTGATAATCAGTTAAACTATGTTTCTCCTCATCTTGCTGAAGTAGAAGAATTAGAAAATCTTTCACTTGATGGTTCCCCAAAACTCAAAGCTCAAATACCGGATTTAAGCAACTGTAAAAACCTTCAAGGATTAGGGTTAAATTGGTGTGGACTTACCGAATTCCCTCAATGGATCACAGAATTACCTAATCTTGTCACGGTCGGATTAGGCAATAATCTAATTACTGAAATACCCGAAGAGATAGGCAATCTTAAAAACCTCACTGGTCTTCATATCGAAGAAAACAGGCTGGAGACATTACCAGCTTCTCTAAGTAAACTTAAGAAATTAAATTTTATAGACGTAGAATACAACAACATCACCACCTTACCCGAAGGTATGTTTGATGTTGAGCGCGAAGAGCCTTGTACAATTGTTATTGAAGGCAATCCTCTAAGCGATATCCCGGTAAGTGAGGAGCAATTTAGAAAAGGGTATAAGTGGTATGGGATAGATTGA
- a CDS encoding LysM peptidoglycan-binding domain-containing protein: protein MSEFDQKKKAQSSTGTQSRNNLGVELDIDFNPSPFSDEELEAEKLWEKYDDNIEGLAIYLLNGHLDNIELLKAIFDKASWWNEDNLARAIIRNCDTNELVGISKKTLRLLREKIDDGILEGDSDLILRQIDDVYNALSEEKHDQEFVNRFGKGENIDHYLDKLVESEEQSFMGEADGKAFFNEGEQVLKYRVGAGESFASIGERFGLTAEKLAMANSWKLTKGNKHIDPEGETRFLNVGEILNFGEGYIISEPVIKYFSDGHIRYVEPNAGIVNKPIPFTAEEATREIIALVDQGYPKCHTELKELLKKIDGDPLMLHLIKRGFYEAEGETLEEAIHDSFFWNETLGFMMIRTYTEASISTYKKKVERKKEIYNLLKIRFKSDTTKQIALNHNQRTLNTSHQDFDSKNAQVELWENISIQSLVKRAQTALSPTEKHTKPDIKELFAVLASLRGVPANINAFKEAYPMFDKDLQDKVLNFEPNVPHTNPMLLASVPVNDAYMRHSRNSLYDLENKEELYNSALKYLNMPLYDGQKMVVRENVTGQYALVKDDWGANDFGKEFSPGSVIHHRVSKNANAAELFYYVVASGDNPMGIAKKFKTNLQGLTYENGWEKINNDGSIITGANEKLILKPGTVISIPEAGAYYTDHYEVIGNEVYKVGEMPEGVHFNSGENIHVDAEKVNPQYLAEILTAIITGNNKTGVGSISFGLEIYIKGELIFLIYVKAGLGGSISGSIGDDRRFWISTSLDLRLEEGINGLGAFNQNFKILGNTVGYDSVENFAVSLNHDLYLILLKKGQYLPAYIDYWDKKENRDLLRGAHYVPGTVDDSLLKLKNTSVSHNSGLGAQSKRSYTGKVEGLKYVGSSETTTLPEQASREYLEERNVKGEELNVILFQSDFVQVTYSEVQHQVNKDNEGKYLDVQFRLGIGNLMKLLKFDTEDAKESVSFVKKMTNRLKEKEHQEALENAYFDISENLIGDLHTVVDNFQKGKAKIADLENTAKAIYGAENKRLKMEYEEGIGKVRNSVDGDLGFKLNLHYVLEGKSLMPKLQYKRSLVYGSIQAGQEKMVASAYGVANASVGYKFEGAVEYMLNEAPGTDTLSYVSTVYNAFMGMADSLDEKEKREKAYDKAQKARMTSGAVGKQREREIIDAYWKSYEERRNPKKDTPFTNEKWEIYKGKHGEKLKELFANFLDPIVKHRNDTNWNHVNLMTISREDAGRFLGRGPNEAVSQKYLYMEDADIKDPESFVDTNLYLFEEFVLFNLYKDNRKHEWDYFNYKKEG from the coding sequence ATGAGCGAGTTTGATCAGAAGAAAAAAGCACAATCCTCTACAGGAACCCAATCACGAAATAATCTTGGAGTAGAATTAGATATCGACTTCAATCCATCTCCTTTTTCAGATGAAGAATTAGAAGCTGAAAAGCTATGGGAGAAGTATGATGACAATATAGAGGGTTTAGCTATCTACCTGTTAAATGGGCATCTGGATAATATTGAGTTATTGAAGGCAATCTTTGATAAAGCAAGTTGGTGGAATGAAGATAACCTGGCAAGAGCAATTATAAGAAATTGTGATACTAATGAGCTCGTAGGTATTTCGAAAAAGACGTTAAGACTTCTGCGTGAAAAAATTGATGATGGTATTTTAGAAGGAGACTCTGACCTTATTCTAAGGCAGATCGATGATGTATACAATGCCCTTTCAGAAGAAAAACATGATCAGGAATTTGTTAATCGATTTGGCAAAGGCGAAAATATCGATCATTACCTGGATAAATTAGTTGAGTCTGAAGAGCAATCTTTTATGGGAGAAGCTGATGGGAAAGCTTTTTTCAATGAAGGAGAACAGGTCTTAAAATATAGAGTTGGAGCCGGGGAATCTTTTGCTTCCATCGGAGAACGGTTTGGGCTGACAGCAGAAAAGCTAGCCATGGCAAATAGCTGGAAGTTGACAAAAGGAAATAAACACATTGACCCGGAAGGTGAAACCCGGTTCCTTAATGTGGGAGAAATATTGAATTTTGGTGAAGGCTATATTATAAGCGAACCGGTAATCAAATATTTTAGCGATGGCCACATCCGATATGTTGAACCCAATGCTGGAATCGTTAATAAACCAATTCCATTTACAGCTGAAGAGGCTACCAGGGAAATTATTGCACTAGTAGATCAAGGTTATCCGAAATGTCATACAGAATTGAAAGAACTGTTGAAAAAAATCGATGGAGATCCGTTGATGCTACACCTGATAAAAAGGGGTTTTTATGAAGCTGAAGGAGAAACCCTGGAGGAAGCAATTCATGATAGTTTCTTTTGGAATGAGACATTGGGCTTTATGATGATTAGAACGTATACTGAAGCATCAATTTCTACCTATAAGAAAAAAGTGGAGCGGAAAAAAGAAATTTATAATTTGTTGAAAATTCGATTCAAATCCGATACCACAAAACAAATAGCCCTCAATCATAATCAAAGAACACTTAATACATCCCATCAAGATTTTGACAGTAAAAATGCTCAGGTTGAATTATGGGAAAATATTTCCATTCAATCACTGGTAAAAAGGGCACAAACAGCCTTGTCACCTACTGAAAAACATACAAAACCAGACATAAAAGAATTGTTTGCTGTACTGGCATCGTTAAGAGGGGTTCCGGCGAACATCAATGCGTTCAAAGAGGCTTATCCGATGTTTGATAAAGATCTACAAGATAAGGTGTTGAATTTCGAACCGAATGTACCTCATACAAATCCAATGTTGTTAGCCTCTGTGCCGGTCAATGATGCATACATGAGACATTCACGTAATTCATTGTATGATCTGGAAAATAAGGAAGAACTATATAATTCAGCCCTGAAGTATCTGAATATGCCACTTTATGATGGGCAAAAGATGGTAGTCAGAGAAAATGTCACCGGTCAATATGCCCTGGTAAAAGACGACTGGGGGGCGAATGATTTCGGGAAAGAATTCAGTCCGGGGAGTGTTATTCACCACCGGGTATCTAAAAATGCGAATGCAGCAGAACTTTTTTATTATGTGGTTGCCAGTGGTGATAATCCAATGGGTATAGCTAAAAAATTCAAAACAAACCTTCAGGGACTGACCTATGAAAATGGATGGGAGAAAATTAACAATGATGGATCGATCATTACCGGGGCAAACGAAAAACTGATTCTTAAACCGGGAACAGTTATTTCAATTCCGGAGGCCGGAGCATATTATACTGACCATTATGAGGTTATTGGGAATGAAGTGTACAAAGTAGGAGAAATGCCCGAAGGTGTACATTTTAACAGTGGAGAAAACATTCATGTTGATGCGGAAAAAGTAAATCCACAATACCTGGCAGAAATACTAACAGCGATAATAACAGGTAATAACAAAACAGGAGTTGGTTCGATAAGCTTTGGTTTAGAGATTTATATAAAAGGAGAGCTCATATTCCTGATTTATGTTAAAGCCGGACTTGGAGGCTCGATCAGTGGATCAATTGGCGATGACAGGAGGTTTTGGATCAGCACATCCCTTGATTTGAGGTTAGAAGAAGGAATCAATGGATTGGGAGCTTTTAATCAAAATTTTAAGATCCTTGGTAATACAGTAGGGTATGATTCGGTAGAAAATTTTGCCGTAAGCCTCAACCATGATTTATATTTGATTTTATTGAAAAAAGGACAATACCTGCCAGCATATATTGATTATTGGGATAAGAAAGAAAACCGTGATTTGCTTCGGGGAGCCCATTATGTGCCGGGAACCGTAGATGATAGTTTACTAAAGCTCAAAAATACATCAGTCAGCCATAATAGTGGATTGGGAGCTCAAAGCAAGCGTTCTTATACGGGGAAAGTAGAAGGCTTAAAGTATGTAGGAAGCTCAGAAACGACCACCTTACCTGAGCAGGCATCCAGAGAATATCTCGAAGAAAGAAATGTCAAAGGAGAAGAGTTGAATGTGATATTATTTCAATCAGATTTTGTTCAGGTCACCTATTCAGAAGTTCAACACCAGGTAAACAAAGATAACGAAGGAAAGTATTTAGATGTGCAATTCAGGCTGGGTATCGGTAACCTGATGAAGCTTTTGAAATTTGATACCGAAGATGCAAAAGAGTCAGTAAGCTTTGTGAAAAAAATGACAAATAGGCTTAAAGAGAAAGAGCATCAAGAGGCACTTGAAAATGCATATTTTGATATTTCGGAGAATTTGATCGGCGATCTACATACCGTGGTGGATAACTTTCAGAAAGGGAAAGCGAAGATCGCGGACCTGGAAAATACCGCAAAAGCTATTTATGGAGCTGAGAATAAGCGGTTGAAGATGGAGTATGAAGAAGGCATAGGAAAAGTCAGGAATTCCGTAGATGGAGATCTGGGTTTTAAGCTTAATCTGCACTATGTTTTAGAAGGAAAGAGTCTGATGCCAAAGCTACAATATAAGCGTTCGCTGGTGTATGGATCGATTCAGGCCGGACAGGAGAAAATGGTAGCGTCTGCTTATGGAGTGGCGAATGCTTCAGTAGGCTATAAATTTGAGGGAGCGGTAGAATACATGCTAAACGAAGCCCCGGGAACAGATACATTAAGCTATGTGAGTACCGTTTACAATGCCTTTATGGGAATGGCTGACAGCCTGGATGAAAAAGAAAAACGTGAGAAGGCATACGATAAGGCCCAGAAAGCAAGAATGACCAGTGGAGCGGTGGGTAAACAGCGAGAGCGGGAAATCATCGATGCCTACTGGAAAAGTTATGAGGAACGGAGAAACCCAAAGAAAGATACACCATTTACCAACGAAAAGTGGGAGATCTATAAGGGGAAACATGGCGAGAAGCTTAAAGAACTGTTTGCTAACTTCCTCGATCCAATTGTTAAGCACAGGAATGATACCAACTGGAACCATGTGAATTTGATGACGATTAGTCGGGAGGATGCTGGGAGGTTTTTGGGAAGAGGACCAAATGAAGCTGTTAGTCAGAAATATCTTTATATGGAGGATGCTGATATAAAGGATCCAGAATCCTTTGTAGATACTAATCTATACTTATTTGAAGAATTTGTATTATTTAATTTATATAAAGACAATAGAAAACATGAATGGGATTATTTCAACTATAAGAAAGAAGGGTAG